The window tggcccatctgagttctgGATAGGGCCGTACAGCTTGGGCCACTGGCCAAAATGACCCGTTACAACCGAATTTTTAAGCATGGCTTCAAAAGCATTTTGGGAATGTGCAATGAAAGTGAGATAGATACTCCCTAGCATGATTATGAATCAGCAATAAAATGACCAGAGTATCCAGCAGAAATCAAGGGTCAAAGAGGGTCTGCAAGGGTAGTTGCGTCATTTTTAAATGTTGCCGCGTGGTACTTAGAAGTTGGAATCAAAAAAGCAGCCCCGTCCCTACACCAACACCGCGTTTTGCTAACGTACGCGCCTATCGTATAGAATCATGAAACACGCTCCAATCATGAGTGGACGCGTGGATGAAACCTACGATTCTAAGTTTACCATACAATGACAATCCCGACCATCGAAATCATGGGCCCATCAACATCGGATTTTTGTCATTGACCTGACCGTCAATTTGATAGCCACCTATTTTGACGGTAACGATCATCTGATAACTGCCACTGTCGACTGATGCTCCCTCCGCCGTGGGCCCACCATTGGAAGGGCTTAAACTGAGGTGCACCCGTGCATGTTTGCCACGTGGCACTGGATGAGTCACCACAACTTAAAAATCGCGATTGACAATCACCTCATTCGCGGGGATAGATGCAATTGGTAAACGAACCGTACCCACCCGGCACACAATAGATCCCAAAAGGATGATCACACTATCGTGCGCACATTGGCTTCCTCGACCTGGATTCCTAACTCCGCCACCAAAAACGCCTTTCGGCCCCGATTATCGGAGGAAAATAAAACAATATTTGAAAAACCAAAAAATCCAAAGAAAGGGGCTCTCACCGATCTTCCGAAGGTTGCTGTTGGTGAAGAGATACATGAgcagatgaacggtcctgatgcTGAAGCTCTGATTGTAAGAAGAGAGGGCCCTCTGCAGCTCCTTGTCATCGATGAATCCGCTCCCGTCCTGATCCGCCATCTGGAAGCAGGCTATGACGTTCGGGTCGGTCCCGGGAGGGAACGACGACGGAAGCAGCGCGGCGAACGGGCTGCCGTAGGAAGATGGCGCAGGATAAGCCGAGGGAGGAGACATGCCGCCTTGGTTGTACTTGTGGGGCTTGCCTTCCTTTGGGGGCTTCACGCCCGGGGCGTAGGGTGGGGCGTATGGCGCTGATGGCGCACCGTATGGTGGTGGGCCCGCGGCGTAGGGTTGCCCGGCAGGGGCGTAGGGGTTCGAGCCGTAAGGGGGTTGCGACCCCGGCGCACCGTAGCCGTAGCCATAACCTGCCAtcgtctgagagagagagagagagagagagagagagagagagagagagagagcaagatgGGTATGaggtttgagaaagagagagagagagagatgggtatgAAGTGGGTATGAGGtttcaaaggagagagagagggagagatgggtacGAGGTTTGAAAGGTTTGAACGGAAGACGGCAGGATGTTATAGAAGTGTGGATTTAGAAATGCACGTGAAGACGGAAGATATTACGGAAATGCCACTCGATGTCGTCGAGGAGAAGAAGTGAGATACGCGTATGAAATTAGAAATTGTTAAATCGATTCGCGCGATTCTAAGTGAAGAGGTTAGTTGCAGCACACATGACAACTTCAGCGCTTGCAAGAGATCCCGGACGTACaactagggttgaaagtcgggtgaGTTGAGTCGGGTTGATGCTCAACCCTAGCACAACCCAAAGTTCTTgtacctcaacccaacccaacctaaggttgggaattctcaacccaagcaggTTCAGTCGGGTTGGTTGGGTTGATCGGGTGGATAcattataacgccctgaaaattggggatcatttatatactcgactcccaagttcccgagtatcacttaaaattaatttttactGTTTTGTATTTAATCCGGTTCACTGAGCAACATGGAATTACTGTAtacatgaatcacaattcacgACTAGTCTACTGGAAAGGAAATGACTAAATATATATAATGTCTAAAAATATCGATGAGATGCACAAGGTGTCGCCCACCAAAAATACAAAGGAATAATACATCCAAAAGAATAGTGTGCTGAATCCACTACTCAGCGACTCAAGTCCCCCTACGAAATCTACGAcgaaccgcccatcaactggaaataggacaactcgtcctcctcatccaggCTCGCGCCGAAAGGCTCCTCGTACTCAATGTTACCTGCAattactgaagagtctggttagtgttttaaaacactgtcccagaatgggagtaagtgatcaactcagtgggtgctattaatcttaagttacaacaggcatcaattatattatgaatttaatgaaaggcgaACATCCATAAATCCTTaattaatcttattaatgcatatgcatgataaatgatatgatgcatgatctTATCACAACACTTCCTCAagtgactccgtctaacgatcgcacatAACCAgtactccctcattgcgacctcaacggCCGACTCGCTAAaacctatctaatgcaatgcatgaataatgttaaccggggtatttagttaattctgttcatccaacagattggaaaaactggtacaccccacgataTCAATGTCGTTAACTAGTTGCGAAGCTAAGGCCCCTCAAagcgcgaggccaagaccccgtcCTTGATCACATCGGGTTCCCCATctccgatttcaagcacatggggagtgctcggaaagggatcgctcgtggtcactacagggaagctcgtcaccccagcgtaggccaacagctcggacacagtgtcccattccaccatgcccgactctcaAGACGGTAgatcagtttcaaatggttatcaatgggcttcagtggGCGAAGGGTGCTCCAAGTTCCATTcaggcgtgagcagacatggttaacaatcaTAGTTGGTCAGTAATTGAGCTAGACCGTGCAAGTccaggcgagtacgtgacggatgatatcgggtacaagcgacccacgTAGTCTAACAACTGTCGTCCATTCGCATCCGCCTAAACTTGCTGGTTTAGCCGCAGTATGGTCCTACCAGCgagaccaccttctctcacctcagtttcttGACCAACTCAAGGGTTTGATGATATTCAATAATGCTTCAACAATCTAGAATTTATCAACTAACACAAGTGacatcatgcactcatacatcaaacacaaatttcaaatttctctACAATTGCGACTACTAACAATAACATGAATTAAACGTGTATGTGTAGTGTGTGGGGTTTACGAAGAGAccaagcattatatatatatatatatatatatatatatatatatatatatcataggacAAAAATACAACAAGGGTTAATGGAACATACATACTATAAAGAATCGTGGCGCAAAAATCGAGCAAGAAAAGAACAAGCAAGTCACCAAATTCATGCCGAATCATGTTGAGGAACATTAAACATGTCATAATTATTTCATGTTGATTGGGAGGATCTAAAAGGTAAGGTCTTCCTAGGTTTTCACTAGATTATCCAAATACTTCACCCAAGCAaccataatcattagattcataataAAATTGGTGCTACGCTACCTAGGAATAATAGTCCATATCTATGGATCGTTGAGTTCTTGAGAAACGACCTAAGAGTGCTCGGATTTGGGGTCGATTAGCCGGAATTTCTAAGGCaaagcatttg of the Magnolia sinica isolate HGM2019 chromosome 7, MsV1, whole genome shotgun sequence genome contains:
- the LOC131250880 gene encoding calcium-binding protein CBP-like — translated: MAGYGYGYGAPGSQPPYGSNPYAPAGQPYAAGPPPYGAPSAPYAPPYAPGVKPPKEGKPHKYNQGGMSPPSAYPAPSSYGSPFAALLPSSFPPGTDPNVIACFQMADQDGSGFIDDKELQRALSSYNQSFSIRTVHLLMYLFTNSNLRKIGPKEFSSVFYSLQNWRGIFERFDRDRSGKIDASELREALLSLGFSVSPVILDLLVTKFDKSGGKNKAIEYDNFIECCLTVKGLTEKFKERDTAYSGSATFNYEAFMLTVLPFLIA